The Alnus glutinosa chromosome 7, dhAlnGlut1.1, whole genome shotgun sequence genome includes a region encoding these proteins:
- the LOC133874010 gene encoding LOW QUALITY PROTEIN: uncharacterized protein LOC133874010 (The sequence of the model RefSeq protein was modified relative to this genomic sequence to represent the inferred CDS: deleted 2 bases in 1 codon), with amino-acid sequence MNMEARVGVVVEGGQRALNTAHGSVADRNFQQQQQQPQQQSPTKQKQTGTVQQLLAGGIAGAFSKTCTAPLARLTILFQVQGMHSNVAALSKANIWHEASRVMNEEGFRAFWKGNMVTIAHRLPYSAVNFYTYERYKDLLQLVLGENRRGSTGSNICVHFVSGGLAGITAASATYPLDLVRTRLAAQTNAIYYKGISHSFNTICRDEGFRGLYKGLGATLLGVGPSIAISFSVYETLSSFWQSQRPNDSTALVGLASGGLSGIASSTATFPIDLVRRRMQMEGAGGRARIYNTGVFGTFRHIIRAEGLKGLYRGILPEYYKVVPGVGIVFMTYETLKKYLSNF; translated from the exons ATGAATATGGAGGCTCGGGTGGGTGTGGTCGTGGAAGGAGGGCAGAGAGCTTTGAACACCGCTCACGGGAGCGTCGCTGACCGGAATTtc cagcagcagcagcagcagccgCAGCAGCAGAGCCCCACGAAGCAGAAGCAGACTGGCACGGTGCAGCAGCTTCTCGCCGGTGGGATTGCTGGCGCTTTCAGCAAGACCTGCACGGCGCCTCTGGCCCGGCTTACCATCCTCTTCCAG GTGCAAGGCATGCACTCTAATGTTGCAGCACTGAGTAAGGCTAACATATGGCATGAGGCTTCTCGAGTTATGAATGAAGAAGGGTTTAGAGCATTTTGGAAAGGCAATATGGTTACGATTGCTCATCGTCTTCCTTATTCTGCTGTCAACTTCTATACTTATGAGCGTTACAAGGAT TTGTTGCAATTGGTTCTTGGGGAAAATCGTAGGGGTAGTACGGGTTCAAATATTTGCGTGCACTTTGTAAGTGGTGGATTGGCTGGAATAACAGCTGCTTCTGCTACATATCCTCTGGATCTTGTGAGGACCCGTCTTGCAGCACAG ACAAATGCAATATACTACAAAGGTATCTCGCATTCATTTAATACCATTTGCCGAGACGAAGGTTTTAGGGGCTTGTATAAAGGACTAGGAGCAACACTTTTG GGTGTTGGACCAAGTATAGCAATAAGCTTTTCTGTTTATGAGACCTTGAGTTCTTTTTGGCAGTCTCAAAG GCCCAATGATTCCACTGCCTTGGTTGGTCTTGCTTCTGGCGGTCTTTCAGGCATTGCATCATCAACTG CAACATTCCCAATAGATCTTGTGAGGCGAAGGATGCAGATGGAAGGGGCTGGTGGTAGGGCCCGCATCTACAATACTGGTGTGTTTGGAACATTTCGGCACATAATCCGGGCTGAAGGCCTGAAAGGCTTGTATAGAGGGATTTTGCCAGAATACTACAAGGTCGTTCCCGGTGTTGGCATTGTCTTCATGACTTACGAGACATTAAAGAAGTATCTATCAAATTTTTAG